In Methanomicrobium antiquum, one DNA window encodes the following:
- a CDS encoding ABC transporter permease: MAYSFFIYIALFGVATVLYLWLRDARIFYRTGFKGYRKAAYYGVFYTTLSLLGLLFEFRGYELVGLGLILLALYLQGRIERERTKVWSKDSTTADRILGKAVLHNTTDDDKI; the protein is encoded by the coding sequence ATGGCATACAGTTTTTTTATTTATATAGCCCTTTTTGGAGTGGCCACTGTTTTGTACTTGTGGCTTCGTGATGCAAGAATCTTTTACAGGACCGGATTTAAGGGATACAGAAAGGCGGCCTACTATGGCGTATTTTATACAACACTTTCATTGCTCGGCCTTTTATTTGAATTCCGCGGATATGAACTGGTCGGACTGGGACTGATTCTTCTTGCACTCTACCTTCAGGGAAGAATAGAAAGAGAAAGAACAAAAGTCTGGTCAAAAGATTCAACAACAGCAGACAGGATTCTCGGAAAGGCAGTACTGCATAATACAACAGATGATGATAAAATTTAA
- the hisS gene encoding histidine--tRNA ligase: MLQKPRGTRDFLPEEMEQRREIEMRMRSVAQNWGYREICTPTFETQELYTIRSGEGIINEMYVFEDKGGRKLALRPEGTAAVLRMYVNEAKVLSKPVRWCYLSDCYRYERPQKGRYRQFWQFGAEQIGADTPAGEAEIILLAYEILKATGVRFTFHIGHLAPMKHLLSDLSDVHRKDIMALLDKKNFDGLQKYLEEINAESLFASLKSLLECRTIDEALKICGDMPDKERMCELIKILDSQNIEYRLNLGIVRGLDYYTGMVFEGFADNLGAENQIIGGGSYRLAHLFGGEDVASCGFGIGFDRVMVSIGEFNPQKPPLVSVVYTPDVSDFSFSIAKIFREAGITTELNLLERGIGAQMKHAAKTADYAVVIGKREAKSGKITLKDMKSGEQKELSADSAISVIRGVK; the protein is encoded by the coding sequence ATGCTTCAAAAACCAAGAGGAACAAGAGACTTTCTGCCTGAAGAGATGGAACAGAGAAGAGAAATTGAGATGCGCATGAGAAGCGTTGCACAAAACTGGGGCTACCGCGAAATATGCACACCTACCTTTGAAACCCAGGAACTTTATACAATCCGTTCAGGAGAGGGCATAATAAATGAGATGTACGTCTTTGAAGACAAGGGCGGGCGAAAACTTGCATTAAGGCCGGAAGGAACCGCGGCTGTTCTTCGAATGTATGTCAATGAAGCGAAAGTTCTCTCAAAGCCTGTCAGATGGTGCTATCTTTCAGACTGCTATCGTTATGAACGCCCGCAAAAGGGTCGTTACAGACAGTTCTGGCAGTTTGGCGCAGAGCAGATAGGCGCTGACACTCCCGCCGGTGAGGCTGAGATAATACTTCTTGCATATGAAATACTAAAAGCCACAGGTGTCAGATTTACTTTTCATATAGGACACCTTGCACCGATGAAGCATCTTTTATCAGATCTTTCAGATGTACACAGAAAAGATATAATGGCGCTTTTGGATAAGAAGAATTTTGACGGACTTCAAAAATATCTTGAGGAAATAAACGCTGAAAGTCTCTTTGCCTCTTTAAAATCGCTTTTGGAATGCAGAACAATAGATGAGGCACTAAAAATCTGCGGGGATATGCCGGATAAAGAGAGGATGTGTGAACTTATTAAAATCCTTGACAGCCAGAATATTGAATACAGGCTTAATCTTGGTATTGTAAGAGGTCTTGATTACTACACAGGAATGGTCTTTGAGGGCTTTGCAGACAATTTAGGCGCTGAAAACCAGATAATAGGCGGTGGATCATACAGGCTTGCACATCTCTTCGGCGGAGAAGATGTTGCATCATGCGGTTTTGGAATAGGATTTGACCGCGTAATGGTATCAATTGGAGAATTCAATCCGCAAAAACCGCCATTGGTTTCAGTCGTATACACACCTGATGTTTCAGATTTTTCATTCTCAATCGCCAAAATCTTTAGGGAAGCCGGAATTACAACCGAACTAAACCTACTTGAAAGGGGAATCGGTGCACAGATGAAGCATGCCGCAAAGACAGCAGATTATGCAGTTGTAATTGGAAAACGCGAGGCAAAATCAGGAAAAATCACATTGAAAGATATGAAATCCGGCGAACAAAAAGAGCTTTCAGCCGATTCAGCCATCTCCGTTATTAGAGGGGTGAAATAA
- the larB gene encoding nickel pincer cofactor biosynthesis protein LarB: MSKNKTLKSVLLSFKNGEITIDEAEEKVGGIRLDMIGECAKIDTGRNIRCGIPEVVLAENKDMKHLLAIVEKITKSSGRCIASRVQPEQADALKEFSQKSGFSYEYNSEGRMVVISNVPPPEKTGGVVAIITAGTSDIRVAEEAKVIAEEMGCVVKTAYDAGAAGIHRLFPAVKDLLDAHSFVVCAGREGTLPTIIAGLVDRPVIGVPVSVGYGFMGGGEAALASMLQSCAVLTVVNIDAGFTAGAYAALIANMAGGNK, from the coding sequence ATGAGTAAAAACAAAACACTTAAAAGTGTCCTTTTAAGTTTCAAAAACGGTGAGATAACTATTGATGAGGCCGAGGAGAAGGTTGGCGGAATCCGCCTTGATATGATTGGCGAGTGCGCAAAAATTGATACTGGAAGAAATATCCGTTGCGGAATTCCAGAAGTAGTCCTTGCTGAAAATAAAGACATGAAACATCTTTTGGCAATCGTTGAAAAGATAACAAAATCATCCGGAAGATGCATTGCATCAAGAGTTCAGCCGGAACAGGCTGATGCCTTAAAAGAATTCTCTCAAAAATCAGGGTTTTCATATGAATATAACAGTGAAGGCAGGATGGTTGTTATATCAAATGTGCCACCTCCTGAAAAGACCGGCGGAGTTGTCGCAATAATTACAGCAGGCACATCAGATATTCGTGTTGCAGAGGAGGCAAAAGTGATTGCCGAAGAGATGGGGTGTGTTGTAAAAACAGCATATGATGCAGGTGCGGCAGGAATACACAGGCTTTTTCCGGCGGTAAAAGATCTTTTGGATGCGCATTCCTTTGTAGTATGCGCAGGGCGCGAGGGAACACTTCCGACAATCATCGCAGGACTTGTTGACAGACCTGTAATTGGCGTTCCTGTAAGCGTTGGCTATGGTTTCATGGGAGGCGGCGAAGCGGCGCTTGCAAGTATGCTTCAGTCATGTGCGGTTTTAACGGTTGTAAATATTGATGCCGGATTTACGGCAGGCGCTTATGCGGCTTTAATTGCAAACATGGCAGGCGGTAATAAATGA
- a CDS encoding nicotinamide-nucleotide adenylyltransferase produces MERGLYIGRFQPYHKGHQSVLERIAGQVDEIIIGIGSAQLSHDVNNPFTAGERVMMITRSLEDLPCRYYVIPIEDLRRNSLWVAHVTSMAPPFKRVFSSNPLVMQLFSESGIVVESPDMYERESHSGTEIRRRMLKGEDWQKLVPLQVVDVIEEIKGVERLCRISGTD; encoded by the coding sequence ATAGAAAGAGGGCTTTACATTGGCAGATTTCAGCCTTATCATAAGGGGCATCAGTCAGTTCTTGAAAGAATAGCAGGTCAGGTTGATGAGATAATAATTGGTATTGGAAGCGCCCAGTTAAGTCATGATGTTAACAATCCCTTCACGGCGGGTGAGAGGGTTATGATGATTACAAGATCGTTAGAAGACTTGCCCTGTCGTTATTATGTAATTCCAATTGAGGATTTAAGGAGAAACTCTTTGTGGGTTGCACATGTAACATCCATGGCGCCTCCTTTTAAAAGAGTTTTTTCAAGCAACCCTCTTGTTATGCAGTTATTCTCTGAAAGTGGAATTGTTGTTGAATCACCTGATATGTATGAGCGTGAATCGCATAGCGGGACTGAGATAAGAAGAAGAATGCTAAAAGGTGAAGACTGGCAGAAACTTGTTCCACTCCAGGTTGTTGATGTAATAGAGGAGATAAAAGGGGTAGAGCGTCTCTGCAGAATTTCAGGCACTGATTAA